Proteins encoded together in one Pseudomonadota bacterium window:
- a CDS encoding aromatic ring-hydroxylating dioxygenase subunit alpha, whose translation MADVAINVRDEAGGPLRALEARCYTDAEGYRQEIDRIFHRTWQYAGHVSALSKPGDYMAFDLLGQRLFSIRDREGKVRTFYNVCQHRAHGLVEGSGNRKFITCPYHAWSYGLDGKLRAAPASEKTPGFDKSAICLTEVRTEVFAGFIFVNLDEDARPMEAWFPDVEAELRAFVPHIDELAPASWISINEACNWKVTVENYSECYHCKINHPTFANGVIEPETYNVAPKGYCLRHTTRSANLDRMTYPIDLDANEHAGDYSSWFLWPAFSFQVYPGNVLNTYLWRPDDVGNTTVWRGWYSAGGNDDDVLTRLAQQDLETTVAEDIRLVESVQQGLASKGYRPGPLVIDPEQGLNSEHSIAALHAWYREAMQGD comes from the coding sequence ATGGCGGATGTCGCGATCAACGTTCGAGATGAGGCGGGCGGCCCTTTGAGAGCCCTGGAGGCGCGGTGTTACACCGATGCCGAGGGTTACCGCCAGGAGATCGATCGGATCTTCCATCGCACCTGGCAGTATGCCGGCCACGTATCGGCGCTTTCGAAACCCGGCGACTACATGGCGTTCGACCTTCTCGGCCAGCGCCTGTTCTCGATCCGGGACCGGGAAGGTAAGGTGCGCACGTTCTATAACGTCTGCCAGCACCGCGCCCACGGCTTGGTGGAGGGCAGCGGCAATCGCAAGTTCATCACCTGCCCCTACCACGCCTGGAGTTACGGCCTGGACGGCAAGCTTCGCGCGGCGCCGGCAAGCGAGAAGACGCCCGGTTTCGATAAGAGCGCGATCTGCCTGACCGAAGTCCGGACCGAGGTCTTCGCCGGTTTCATCTTCGTCAATCTGGACGAGGACGCGCGCCCGATGGAGGCGTGGTTCCCGGATGTGGAAGCCGAGCTGCGTGCCTTCGTGCCCCATATCGACGAGTTGGCGCCGGCCTCCTGGATATCGATTAACGAAGCCTGCAACTGGAAGGTCACGGTCGAGAATTACTCGGAGTGTTATCACTGCAAGATCAACCACCCGACCTTCGCCAATGGCGTGATCGAGCCTGAAACCTATAACGTCGCGCCCAAAGGCTATTGTCTGCGGCACACCACACGTTCGGCCAATCTGGACCGCATGACCTATCCGATCGACCTGGACGCCAACGAGCATGCCGGCGACTACAGCTCCTGGTTCCTGTGGCCGGCCTTCTCGTTCCAGGTCTACCCCGGCAATGTGCTAAACACTTATCTGTGGCGGCCCGACGATGTCGGCAACACGACGGTCTGGCGCGGCTGGTATTCGGCCGGCGGGAACGACGACGATGTCCTGACCCGCCTGGCGCAGCAGGACCTGGAAACGACAGTGGCGGAGGACATTCGTCTCGTTGAATCCGTCCAGCAGGGTTTGGCCAGCAAGGGCTATCGTCCGGGACCCCTGGTGATCGATCCCGAGCAGGGGCTGAACAGCGAGCATTCGATCGCCGCGCTGCATGCCTGGTACCGGGAGGCGATGCAGGGCGACTGA
- a CDS encoding sigma-70 family RNA polymerase sigma factor, whose translation MTTGKQGAVPRNGKRWEVCMAAIARERDKDSFGELFDHFGPRIKSYLRRLGASDVLAEDLMQEVMLTLWRRADQFDARKAAVSTWVFTIARNKRIDALRRQKRPEVDMGDPATAPDPEDDAPKPDEQVNAGQLADILRAAIGELPPEQAQLLNMAFYDDKSHTMIADELDLPLGTVKSRLRLALKKLRTGLGDVG comes from the coding sequence ATGACGACGGGCAAACAGGGCGCCGTGCCGAGAAACGGCAAGCGGTGGGAGGTCTGCATGGCGGCCATCGCGCGCGAACGGGACAAGGACTCGTTCGGCGAGCTGTTCGACCACTTTGGACCGCGCATCAAATCCTACCTGCGCCGGCTGGGCGCCAGCGACGTCTTGGCCGAAGATCTGATGCAAGAGGTCATGCTGACCCTGTGGCGCCGCGCCGACCAGTTCGACGCCCGCAAGGCCGCCGTCAGCACCTGGGTTTTCACCATCGCGCGCAACAAGCGGATCGACGCCCTGCGCCGCCAAAAGCGGCCGGAGGTCGATATGGGCGATCCAGCGACCGCGCCGGACCCCGAAGACGATGCGCCCAAGCCCGACGAACAGGTGAACGCGGGTCAGTTGGCTGACATCCTGCGCGCGGCGATCGGCGAACTGCCGCCCGAACAGGCCCAGCTCCTGAACATGGCGTTCTATGACGACAAGTCCCACACCATGATCGCCGACGAACTGGACCTGCCTTTGGGCACGGTCAAGTCGCGACTGCGGCTGGCGCTCAAGAAACTCCGTACGGGGTTAGGCGATGTCGGGTGA
- a CDS encoding S8 family serine peptidase, which translates to MATDVGLMAPVMFAEGLESVVRDSEQLSASVETLAADVRVTLAVSTLSGEPIQEQRGTLTPDNIEDFRPHPKAEERAVARAEELGLTVIKRGRFGITVSGPADLVREVCGTELVVQTNARFSDVRSTQEFSSSFAPLEPTDLFLVPQNSLTIPAAIDDSIDDFVFIPPPILFAPDPSPPAASFHNIGSGDIRHLLNVPNEFDGSGIRVGVVDTGFYEHPYYKANTFDYQPIATASAPDAYIDDHGHGTAITFNVFATAPGARVCGYKQTNPPQIALEDAADEEADIISCSWGYDREQVFPILQATILSIIADGVIVLFAAGNGHYAWPGSEPSVLSIGGAFWNEKHKLEASNYASGYLSSLFPGRRVPDVSGLCGERPKAIYIIMPTQPDNLMDRTLSGTPHPSFDETDDDDGWVGASGTSSATPQVAGIVAMMLQKARQIGRTLDTSDVRAILESSAVPITQGRNAMGFPAVGQPNVAVGWGLVDARAALAQV; encoded by the coding sequence ATGGCAACTGATGTTGGCCTGATGGCACCGGTCATGTTCGCTGAGGGATTGGAGTCGGTCGTCCGTGACTCCGAACAACTCTCCGCTTCGGTCGAGACACTGGCCGCTGACGTACGCGTCACGCTCGCGGTGTCAACGTTGAGCGGCGAGCCTATTCAAGAGCAGCGAGGTACGCTTACCCCTGACAACATTGAAGACTTCCGACCTCATCCGAAGGCCGAGGAAAGGGCGGTCGCGCGTGCTGAGGAACTGGGGCTGACCGTTATCAAGCGTGGGCGCTTTGGGATCACGGTGAGCGGGCCTGCCGACCTCGTACGTGAGGTATGCGGGACCGAATTGGTCGTCCAGACGAACGCCAGGTTCAGTGATGTTCGATCGACGCAGGAGTTCAGCTCCAGCTTTGCGCCGTTGGAACCCACCGACCTGTTTTTGGTTCCACAGAACTCGCTGACGATTCCAGCGGCAATTGATGACTCTATCGATGATTTCGTCTTCATTCCTCCTCCGATTTTGTTCGCACCAGATCCGTCGCCACCGGCCGCGTCGTTTCACAACATTGGCAGCGGCGACATTCGTCACCTGCTGAACGTGCCCAACGAATTTGATGGAAGCGGAATTCGGGTCGGTGTGGTCGACACGGGCTTCTATGAACATCCTTACTACAAGGCGAACACCTTTGATTATCAACCTATAGCGACGGCGTCGGCGCCGGATGCCTACATCGATGATCATGGGCATGGAACCGCGATTACGTTCAACGTGTTCGCGACCGCCCCCGGTGCGCGGGTGTGTGGCTACAAGCAGACCAATCCCCCACAGATTGCGCTCGAAGATGCCGCAGACGAAGAAGCGGACATCATAAGTTGTTCGTGGGGTTATGATCGGGAACAGGTCTTTCCCATCCTTCAGGCGACGATACTGAGCATTATTGCTGATGGCGTTATCGTTCTCTTTGCTGCAGGCAACGGTCACTATGCTTGGCCCGGTAGCGAGCCGAGTGTCCTGAGCATCGGTGGTGCCTTCTGGAATGAGAAACACAAGCTTGAAGCCAGCAACTATGCAAGCGGATATCTAAGTAGTTTGTTCCCGGGCAGGCGCGTTCCTGACGTATCCGGTTTGTGCGGCGAGCGGCCGAAAGCGATCTATATCATTATGCCTACCCAGCCTGACAACCTTATGGATCGAACGTTGTCTGGCACGCCTCATCCGAGTTTTGATGAAACCGATGATGACGATGGCTGGGTAGGCGCGAGCGGCACCAGTAGTGCGACACCCCAAGTCGCGGGTATCGTCGCCATGATGTTGCAGAAGGCAAGGCAGATAGGCCGCACACTCGATACGTCCGATGTTCGAGCGATCCTTGAAAGCTCTGCCGTTCCGATAACGCAAGGCCGCAACGCAATGGGATTCCCTGCCGTCGGACAACCGAATGTCGCGGTGGGTTGGGGCCTGGTTGATGCGCGCGCGGCGCTGGCCCAGGTGTAA
- a CDS encoding rhodanese-like domain-containing protein gives MALKTTVREMVEKASQEIETVPVETVKSLLDEDGTVIVDIRDVRELDREGMIPGAMHVPRGMLEFWVDPESPYHKEIFTSGKRFIFYCASAWRSALATKALQDMGLEPVAHMEGGFTAWQKAGGEVVERPRKKKA, from the coding sequence ATGGCGTTGAAGACGACAGTGCGCGAGATGGTCGAGAAGGCCAGCCAGGAGATCGAGACGGTGCCGGTCGAGACCGTGAAGTCGCTGCTGGACGAAGACGGCACAGTCATTGTCGATATTCGCGATGTCCGCGAACTCGACCGCGAAGGCATGATCCCCGGCGCAATGCACGTGCCGCGCGGCATGCTGGAGTTCTGGGTCGACCCCGAGAGCCCGTATCACAAGGAGATCTTCACTTCCGGCAAGAGGTTCATCTTCTATTGCGCATCGGCCTGGCGCTCGGCACTTGCGACCAAGGCGCTCCAGGACATGGGCCTGGAGCCGGTGGCCCATATGGAGGGCGGCTTCACTGCGTGGCAGAAGGCCGGCGGCGAGGTCGTCGAACGGCCGCGAAAGAAGAAGGCCTGA
- a CDS encoding amidase, whose amino-acid sequence MSTEIIYMTATELLARFGDKSLSPVEVTQAALDRLDTTEPKINAFQYVDHESALSAARKAEARWQRGEPQGALEGVPVTVKDLIPLKGWPVRMGSATTDETPCDFDAPSVARLREAGAVFLGKTTSPEYGWKGITDGPLFGYTRNPWNTAHSPGGSSGGAAAAMAAGVGALALGNDGGGSIRIPSSYSGIYGIKPNFGRVPDHPREGAFCTTSAEGPMTRSVEDAALMLNELVKPDVRDWYALPYDDRDWRDCLDDGIKGWRIAYAPGLGGAKVEQEVRELVDLAVERQRGLGAKVEEVGTVFEPLEPQFTDYWLAGFASILRGIPDAKHDLLDPRFRDLAERGLAVTLAQYNEAMVARARLGVTMKRFHETYDLLVTPTLPTTAPIAETPYHSQSLHRWNHAVPFTLPFNLTGQPGASVPCGLASNGLPVGLQLVAAPYREDLVLQASRAFEAEAPQLWPQPLVEEALGTGG is encoded by the coding sequence ATGTCCACCGAGATCATCTACATGACCGCAACCGAGTTGCTGGCGCGCTTCGGCGACAAATCCCTGTCGCCGGTCGAGGTGACGCAGGCCGCGCTGGATAGGCTCGATACGACCGAACCCAAGATCAACGCCTTTCAATATGTCGACCATGAGTCCGCCTTGTCGGCGGCTCGGAAAGCGGAGGCGCGGTGGCAGCGCGGCGAACCCCAAGGCGCGCTCGAAGGCGTGCCGGTGACGGTCAAGGATCTGATCCCGCTCAAGGGCTGGCCCGTGCGCATGGGTTCGGCAACAACCGACGAGACGCCGTGTGATTTCGACGCGCCGTCGGTCGCGCGCCTGCGCGAAGCCGGCGCCGTCTTCCTGGGCAAGACGACGAGCCCGGAATACGGCTGGAAGGGCATCACCGACGGGCCGCTGTTCGGCTATACACGCAATCCCTGGAACACCGCGCACAGCCCGGGCGGCTCAAGCGGAGGGGCCGCGGCAGCCATGGCGGCGGGCGTCGGCGCGCTCGCGCTCGGCAACGATGGCGGGGGATCGATCCGCATCCCGTCCAGCTATTCCGGCATCTACGGCATCAAGCCCAACTTCGGGCGCGTACCCGACCATCCGCGCGAAGGCGCTTTCTGCACGACCTCGGCCGAAGGGCCCATGACCCGCTCGGTCGAGGACGCCGCCTTGATGCTGAACGAGCTTGTTAAGCCCGACGTGCGCGACTGGTACGCACTGCCCTATGACGACAGAGATTGGCGCGACTGCCTGGACGACGGCATCAAGGGATGGCGCATCGCCTACGCGCCAGGCCTGGGCGGTGCCAAGGTCGAACAGGAGGTGCGCGAACTTGTTGATCTTGCCGTTGAGCGCCAGAGGGGCCTGGGCGCCAAGGTGGAGGAGGTCGGCACGGTGTTTGAGCCTCTGGAGCCCCAATTCACCGACTATTGGCTGGCCGGCTTTGCCTCGATCCTGCGCGGCATTCCCGACGCCAAGCACGATCTGCTCGACCCGCGCTTCCGCGACCTCGCCGAGCGCGGCCTCGCGGTGACGCTTGCGCAGTACAACGAGGCCATGGTGGCGCGTGCGCGACTGGGCGTCACCATGAAGCGGTTCCACGAGACCTATGACCTTCTGGTGACGCCGACGCTGCCGACGACGGCGCCGATCGCGGAGACACCCTATCACTCGCAAAGTCTGCACCGGTGGAACCATGCGGTGCCGTTTACGCTGCCGTTCAACCTGACCGGACAGCCCGGCGCGTCCGTGCCGTGCGGGCTGGCGAGCAACGGCTTGCCGGTCGGCCTGCAACTTGTCGCCGCGCCCTATCGCGAGGATCTGGTGTTGCAGGCGAGCCGGGCGTTTGAGGCTGAAGCGCCGCAACTTTGGCCGCAGCCGCTTGTCGAAGAGGCGCTTGGGACTGGTGGATAA
- the aac(3) gene encoding aminoglycoside 3-N-acetyltransferase: MDKNAATSASLVADGRRLGLEPGDTVMMHASMRAVGPILGGPDVLIDALREVIGPDGTLMMYAGCQPPYDHIGRGGFDDENLAFIEANLPQFETASSRADRDHGVLAEFLRTYPGTVCSDNPPARMAALGGRSVALTADHPLNYGFGPGSPLAKLCETGGKVMLIGSDHDSVTLLHYAEHLAPIPNKRILRLKLPIAGKGWVDIEEYDTTSKGIVDWPDRFFATIVDDFLVSEGIAAGRLGRAETVVLDAQALVDHALPMMVKEAAT; encoded by the coding sequence GTGGATAAGAACGCCGCGACCTCTGCTTCTCTCGTCGCCGATGGCCGCCGCCTCGGGCTGGAACCCGGCGACACCGTCATGATGCACGCGTCGATGCGCGCCGTCGGTCCAATCCTGGGCGGGCCGGACGTGCTGATCGATGCGCTGCGCGAGGTTATCGGGCCTGACGGCACGCTGATGATGTATGCCGGTTGTCAGCCGCCCTATGACCACATCGGCCGCGGCGGCTTCGACGATGAGAACTTGGCATTCATCGAGGCCAACCTGCCGCAATTTGAGACCGCGTCATCGCGCGCCGACCGGGATCACGGCGTCTTGGCCGAGTTCCTGCGGACCTATCCCGGCACGGTCTGCAGCGATAATCCGCCGGCGCGCATGGCAGCGCTTGGTGGCCGGTCGGTGGCACTGACCGCCGATCATCCTCTCAACTACGGCTTCGGTCCGGGATCACCGCTCGCCAAGCTGTGCGAGACCGGCGGCAAGGTGATGCTGATCGGATCGGATCATGACTCGGTGACGCTTCTGCATTACGCCGAGCATTTGGCGCCGATCCCGAACAAGCGGATCCTGCGGCTCAAGCTGCCGATTGCCGGCAAGGGCTGGGTGGATATCGAAGAGTACGACACGACCAGCAAGGGCATTGTCGACTGGCCGGATCGCTTCTTCGCCACGATCGTCGACGATTTTCTGGTGAGCGAAGGCATCGCAGCCGGCCGGCTTGGCCGCGCCGAGACAGTGGTGCTCGACGCCCAGGCGCTGGTCGATCACGCCTTGCCGATGATGGTTAAGGAAGCCGCCACCTAA
- a CDS encoding aminopeptidase P family protein: MEDLLVIENGERVAGTFSEAEMAARLKKLRAMMGENDVDAVLFTSMHNIHYFSDFLYCSFGRPYGLAVTQDRATAICANIDYGQPWRRTGDTLTYTDWRRDNYVRAVQKLIGSASRIGVEFDHITIDNLDKLKTAMADAEFVDISKLTMAMRMLKSDEEIALIKSATQIADIGGQACADAVGVGVGEHEVALASTDAMVREIARRHPNSEIRDTWVWFQSGVNTDGAHNPVTTRKIEAGDILSLNCFPMVAGYYVALERTLFCDHASDDHLRLWEINCEVYRRGLELVKPGVRCCDIANELNAIYEGYGVLDKRTFGYGHSFGVLSHYYGREAGLELREDIETELKPNMVVSIEPMITIPEGQPGAGGYREHDILVVTENGANNITGFPVGPEHNIVG; this comes from the coding sequence ATGGAAGATCTTCTTGTCATCGAAAACGGCGAGCGGGTCGCCGGCACCTTTTCCGAGGCCGAGATGGCCGCGCGGCTGAAGAAACTCCGCGCCATGATGGGCGAAAACGACGTCGACGCCGTGCTCTTCACGTCGATGCACAACATCCACTACTTCAGCGACTTCCTCTATTGCAGTTTCGGCCGCCCCTATGGCCTGGCCGTGACCCAGGATCGCGCGACCGCGATCTGCGCCAATATCGACTATGGCCAACCGTGGCGGCGCACCGGCGACACCCTGACCTATACGGACTGGCGCCGGGACAACTATGTCCGCGCGGTCCAGAAACTAATCGGTAGCGCATCGCGCATCGGTGTCGAGTTCGATCACATCACGATCGACAACCTCGACAAGCTGAAGACCGCCATGGCGGACGCCGAGTTCGTCGACATCAGCAAGCTCACCATGGCCATGCGCATGCTGAAATCCGATGAGGAAATCGCGCTCATCAAGAGCGCGACCCAGATCGCCGATATCGGTGGCCAAGCATGCGCCGACGCGGTTGGCGTCGGCGTCGGTGAACACGAAGTGGCGCTCGCCTCGACCGACGCCATGGTGCGTGAGATCGCCCGGCGCCATCCGAATTCGGAGATCCGCGATACCTGGGTCTGGTTCCAATCGGGCGTCAACACCGACGGCGCCCACAACCCGGTGACGACCCGCAAGATCGAGGCGGGCGACATTCTAAGCCTCAATTGTTTCCCCATGGTCGCCGGCTACTACGTCGCGTTGGAACGCACGCTCTTTTGCGACCACGCGTCCGACGACCACCTGAGGCTTTGGGAAATCAACTGCGAGGTCTATCGCCGCGGCCTGGAGCTGGTGAAGCCCGGCGTGCGCTGCTGCGATATCGCCAACGAGCTCAACGCGATCTACGAAGGATACGGCGTGCTCGACAAACGCACCTTCGGCTATGGCCATTCGTTCGGCGTGCTCTCGCACTATTACGGACGCGAAGCCGGCCTTGAACTGCGCGAGGACATCGAGACCGAACTCAAGCCCAACATGGTCGTATCGATCGAACCGATGATCACCATTCCCGAAGGCCAGCCCGGCGCCGGCGGCTACCGCGAGCACGACATCCTGGTGGTGACGGAGAACGGCGCCAACAACATCACCGGTTTCCCCGTCGGCCCGGAGCACAATATCGTCGGTTAG
- a CDS encoding ABC transporter permease encodes MALPAYAGPWDRIWYYLFRLICVAIFFFLIAPIIVIMPLSFNAEPYFTYPMPGFSIRWYEDFFTNPQWLLGLKNSVIIGFFATLIASVLGTLAALGMNRAVFPGKTVILAVLISPMVVPIVITAVGMFYFYAKIGLTGTLAGLILAHAALGVPFVVITVSATLVGFDQNLVRAGASLGGSPVSVFFKITFPLILPGIVSGALFAFITSWDELVVAIMLATTEEHTLPRRMWSGIRELLSPTITAVATMLILISILLMVCMEMLRRRTERLRGIRN; translated from the coding sequence ATGGCGCTACCCGCTTACGCTGGCCCCTGGGACCGCATCTGGTACTACCTGTTCCGGCTGATCTGCGTCGCGATCTTCTTTTTCCTGATCGCGCCGATCATTGTCATTATGCCGCTGTCGTTCAACGCGGAGCCCTATTTCACCTATCCCATGCCGGGCTTCTCGATCCGGTGGTATGAGGACTTCTTCACCAATCCCCAATGGCTGCTGGGCCTGAAGAACAGCGTCATCATCGGTTTCTTCGCGACGCTTATCGCCTCGGTACTCGGCACGCTCGCCGCGCTCGGGATGAACCGGGCGGTGTTCCCGGGCAAGACCGTGATCCTGGCGGTGTTGATCTCGCCGATGGTCGTGCCGATCGTCATCACCGCCGTCGGCATGTTCTATTTCTACGCCAAGATCGGCCTGACCGGCACGCTGGCCGGCCTGATCCTGGCGCATGCCGCGCTCGGCGTACCCTTTGTCGTCATCACGGTCAGCGCGACCCTGGTCGGTTTTGACCAGAATCTGGTGCGCGCGGGCGCCAGCCTGGGCGGCTCACCGGTCAGCGTGTTCTTCAAGATCACGTTCCCGCTGATCCTGCCCGGCATCGTCTCCGGCGCGCTGTTTGCCTTCATCACCTCGTGGGACGAGCTGGTGGTCGCGATCATGCTGGCGACGACGGAGGAACACACGCTACCGCGAAGAATGTGGAGCGGTATTCGCGAGCTCCTGTCGCCGACTATCACGGCGGTCGCCACCATGCTGATTTTGATCTCCATCTTGCTGATGGTGTGCATGGAAATGCTGCGGCGGCGTACCGAACGCCTGCGCGGGATCCGCAACTAG
- a CDS encoding ABC transporter permease — protein MTADGVPLKIKLRRAERMRKVWALALIAPLFVFLLITFIYPIAELLTLSVQEPAFVETLPETTPMLEEWDGRGYPPDETIASFAREIAQAREDRTLGAVARRMNYDISGYRSLIMKTSKKIAESLSLPDDQMLDAFIDIDRRWEDTAYWAPLKTATPPLTDYYLLWAVDHTRDVDGNIVSVDDNRKIYLEVLWRTVEISIFVTLICFFLGLPISYLLATLPTSKSNLLLILLLLPFWTSLLVRTTAWLVLLQSEGLVNDFGLWVGLWSEPLELIRNRLGVYIAMVHILLPFMALPMFSVMKGINPWHMRAALSLGATPLAAFMKVYLPQCLPGIGAGCLLVFILSLGYYITPALVGGPDDQMLSYFIVSNTNQTLNWGLAAALSVILLAMTLVMFLMYNKLVGVDKLKLG, from the coding sequence ATGACGGCGGACGGTGTTCCGCTGAAGATCAAGCTGCGTCGCGCAGAACGGATGCGCAAGGTCTGGGCCCTCGCCCTGATTGCTCCGCTCTTTGTTTTCCTGCTTATCACCTTCATTTATCCGATCGCCGAGTTGCTGACGCTCAGCGTTCAGGAACCGGCGTTCGTCGAAACCCTGCCGGAAACCACGCCGATGCTGGAGGAGTGGGACGGCCGGGGCTATCCGCCTGACGAGACGATCGCGTCCTTCGCGCGCGAGATCGCGCAGGCGCGCGAGGACCGCACGCTGGGTGCGGTCGCGCGGCGCATGAACTACGACATATCCGGCTATCGCTCGTTGATCATGAAGACGTCGAAGAAGATCGCCGAGTCGCTCAGTCTGCCGGACGATCAAATGCTCGACGCCTTCATCGATATCGACCGGCGCTGGGAAGATACCGCCTATTGGGCGCCCTTGAAGACGGCGACGCCGCCGTTGACCGATTACTACCTGCTCTGGGCGGTCGATCACACGCGCGATGTCGACGGCAACATCGTCAGCGTTGACGACAACAGAAAGATCTATCTGGAAGTGCTGTGGCGCACAGTCGAGATCAGCATTTTTGTGACCCTCATCTGCTTCTTCCTCGGCCTACCGATCTCCTACCTTCTAGCAACCCTGCCGACGTCGAAGAGCAACCTGCTGCTGATCCTGCTGCTGCTACCGTTCTGGACGTCGCTGTTGGTGCGCACCACCGCGTGGCTGGTGCTGCTGCAATCGGAAGGCCTGGTGAACGACTTCGGTCTTTGGGTTGGATTGTGGAGCGAACCGCTGGAGCTGATCCGCAACCGGCTCGGCGTCTATATCGCCATGGTTCACATTCTGCTGCCGTTCATGGCCCTGCCGATGTTCTCGGTCATGAAGGGCATCAATCCCTGGCATATGCGCGCGGCACTTTCGCTGGGCGCGACACCTCTCGCCGCCTTCATGAAGGTCTACCTGCCGCAGTGCCTGCCGGGCATCGGCGCCGGTTGCCTGCTCGTCTTCATTCTGTCGCTGGGTTACTACATCACGCCGGCCCTGGTCGGCGGTCCCGATGACCAGATGCTCAGCTACTTCATCGTGTCGAACACGAACCAGACCCTGAACTGGGGCCTGGCCGCCGCGCTCAGCGTGATCCTGCTGGCCATGACGCTGGTGATGTTCTTGATGTACAACAAGCTTGTCGGCGTCGATAAGCTGAAGCTGGGATAG
- a CDS encoding ABC transporter substrate-binding protein, with the protein MTRLWKTTMAALGGVAVIGLAGTGPAAAEDTITVASWGGAYSMSQREAYYKPAAKEINLTILEDEWTGTIPEIRVQVETGEYKWHVIDSEGGTILAACDEGLAHEFDYEQFGGRDGFLPNAALDCGVGTISWATIYAYDGDVYTDPASAPTSVDDFFDVEKFPGKRGLYANGFGHTMQMALIADGVPAAELANYMNDNPQEAIERAFAKLDSIKDHVIYWDSGAMAPQLLADGEVVMTTAWNGRIYNAVVEEGKNFKIVWDGQGIDYDYWMIPAGHPETDLGLKFIEYASRPDVMARQSQYISYGPTTYAAGELINPDIAQHLPTAPQNTGNAYWVDTVWWGDHVEELTERFNVWRSQ; encoded by the coding sequence ATGACCCGTTTGTGGAAGACAACGATGGCGGCGCTTGGTGGCGTTGCCGTGATTGGTCTGGCGGGCACGGGTCCCGCCGCGGCCGAAGACACGATTACCGTCGCCTCCTGGGGCGGCGCTTATTCCATGAGCCAGCGCGAAGCCTATTACAAGCCGGCCGCGAAAGAGATCAACCTGACCATCCTTGAGGATGAGTGGACCGGCACGATCCCGGAAATCCGCGTCCAGGTTGAGACCGGTGAGTACAAGTGGCATGTGATCGACTCCGAAGGCGGCACCATTCTGGCTGCCTGTGACGAAGGTCTCGCGCACGAGTTCGATTATGAGCAGTTCGGTGGTCGCGATGGATTCCTGCCGAATGCCGCTCTGGATTGCGGTGTCGGCACGATCTCATGGGCGACGATCTACGCCTATGACGGCGACGTCTACACCGATCCGGCATCCGCGCCGACGTCCGTCGACGACTTCTTCGATGTCGAAAAGTTCCCGGGCAAGCGTGGCCTTTACGCCAACGGCTTCGGTCACACCATGCAGATGGCCCTGATCGCCGACGGCGTGCCCGCCGCCGAACTGGCCAACTACATGAACGACAATCCGCAGGAAGCGATCGAGCGTGCATTTGCCAAACTCGATTCGATCAAGGATCACGTCATCTATTGGGACTCCGGTGCGATGGCTCCGCAGCTCCTGGCTGATGGCGAAGTCGTCATGACCACCGCCTGGAACGGCCGCATCTACAACGCGGTTGTCGAGGAAGGTAAGAACTTCAAGATCGTCTGGGACGGTCAGGGCATCGACTATGACTATTGGATGATCCCTGCCGGTCACCCCGAGACCGATCTGGGTTTGAAGTTCATTGAGTACGCCAGTCGTCCCGACGTCATGGCTCGTCAGTCGCAGTACATCTCGTACGGCCCGACGACCTATGCCGCGGGCGAGCTGATCAACCCGGACATCGCCCAGCATCTGCCGACCGCGCCGCAGAACACGGGCAATGCCTACTGGGTCGACACCGTCTGGTGGGGCGACCACGTTGAAGAGCTCACAGAGCGTTTCAACGTCTGGCGCAGCCAGTAA